From a region of the Deinococcus metallilatus genome:
- a CDS encoding FlgD immunoglobulin-like domain containing protein, whose translation MNLWYFPGRQLGGPLAALLVITLLGLSSVAGAEGSGILLDPNNNRAYLETGNPNKGDLGAAAPLRKTSFFVYANANEIIELGSSALDSSLALTSAAINVYSGEVNLTSGTRPAAVKTCKPGALSVVGVIQNRAQELAGPNTVAGSSGYTPCSYPVTTTGVYTVEFLAPVPTNDNAPANTITSNGWGAPTTSDQTIGAWDITVRNGSTAIPGRVWTTYLAMNTGGNGRPTVLNLYVLTKDGYLYKVKQNLDPYGFIFFANNKGLTNAAGDPSFTSNTVANATYGSPVVGADSGSYITHKLFLNSPASDLPSSASGVWIRSPSPSVPPTPTGLTFTGRDGTPGFAGSTNGYLSGGTFTFTNPGNSNYSYRLTIPLASNGTNVDRVLVGTATPGSNTVSWDGLDGNGNAVPAGTSSYTARVELLAGEVHFPLLDSENATGLNIVRQNVSGTGTAAPGMVFWDDRPLTRDSSGQSLNITGAPSPDFRLNGVDSSSTPQHSWSSTFGDKKAMDMWAYYPSSPASSSNSVTVRTADISIVKTAGSGTVPVGGQITYTLTIQNKTANTPGQPVVATVDDALPAGITARTWGCPTGCATTGGTGALSTTVSLNGQAPVTITVTDTLSTSVASGTTITNTATVTRGQDSTDPDMTNNTSSVSVTVTPPAPTITLSKQVRNIGTVLNPSPQSTAAFGTSGKGKPGEYLEYCIAYQNTGAGNATNLVINDTIAASGPAQMDGYGTGQGILYASGATLASGATATPTGTLLTSAGGDDAGTLTASSLSVSVGTVYAAPGGAGTPSKGVVCFKARVP comes from the coding sequence GTGAACCTCTGGTATTTTCCTGGTCGCCAGCTCGGCGGCCCGCTGGCCGCCCTGTTGGTCATCACGCTGTTGGGCCTGAGCTCGGTGGCAGGCGCCGAGGGCAGCGGCATACTGTTGGACCCCAACAACAACCGCGCCTATCTGGAAACAGGGAACCCCAACAAGGGAGATTTGGGAGCGGCTGCACCCCTGCGCAAGACCTCGTTTTTCGTCTATGCCAACGCGAACGAAATCATTGAGCTGGGCTCCAGCGCCCTGGACAGCTCCCTTGCCCTTACATCGGCTGCCATCAACGTATACAGCGGTGAGGTAAACCTGACGAGCGGCACACGCCCGGCGGCAGTCAAGACTTGCAAGCCCGGGGCCCTTTCTGTAGTGGGCGTGATCCAAAACCGTGCACAGGAACTTGCCGGTCCGAACACCGTCGCTGGCTCCAGCGGCTATACCCCGTGCTCATATCCAGTCACCACGACCGGTGTGTATACCGTCGAGTTTCTGGCCCCAGTACCGACCAACGACAACGCACCAGCCAACACCATCACCAGCAATGGCTGGGGCGCGCCAACGACCAGCGACCAGACCATTGGTGCTTGGGACATCACGGTTCGCAATGGTTCCACCGCCATTCCTGGCCGGGTCTGGACCACCTATCTCGCCATGAACACGGGCGGGAACGGTCGCCCGACCGTCCTGAACCTGTATGTGCTCACCAAAGACGGCTACCTGTACAAGGTGAAACAGAATCTGGACCCCTACGGCTTCATCTTCTTCGCAAACAACAAGGGGTTGACGAACGCTGCTGGCGATCCAAGCTTTACCAGCAATACGGTTGCGAATGCTACTTACGGCAGTCCGGTCGTGGGCGCGGACAGCGGCTCGTACATAACGCACAAGCTCTTTTTGAACTCCCCGGCCAGTGATCTGCCCTCCAGTGCCAGTGGGGTCTGGATCCGGTCCCCCAGCCCCAGCGTGCCGCCCACGCCAACCGGCCTGACCTTTACAGGGCGTGACGGCACCCCGGGCTTCGCGGGCAGCACCAACGGCTATCTGTCGGGCGGCACCTTCACCTTCACCAACCCTGGCAACTCCAACTACAGCTACCGCCTGACCATTCCACTGGCGAGCAACGGCACCAACGTTGATCGCGTGCTCGTCGGCACGGCCACCCCGGGCAGCAACACGGTGAGTTGGGACGGTCTGGACGGGAACGGTAACGCGGTGCCTGCCGGAACCTCCAGCTATACGGCCAGGGTCGAGTTGTTGGCAGGCGAGGTGCATTTTCCGCTGCTCGATTCGGAGAATGCCACCGGGTTGAACATTGTCAGGCAGAACGTGAGTGGGACAGGGACCGCTGCCCCCGGCATGGTGTTCTGGGATGATCGTCCCCTCACCCGTGACAGCAGTGGACAGTCCCTGAACATTACAGGGGCCCCCAGCCCTGACTTCAGGCTGAATGGTGTGGACAGCTCCTCCACACCTCAGCACAGCTGGAGCAGCACCTTCGGCGACAAGAAGGCCATGGATATGTGGGCCTACTACCCCAGCAGTCCGGCCTCCTCCAGCAACTCGGTGACCGTCCGCACGGCGGATATCAGCATCGTCAAGACGGCGGGCAGTGGCACGGTTCCCGTCGGAGGACAGATCACCTACACGCTCACCATTCAGAACAAGACAGCCAATACGCCCGGCCAGCCGGTGGTGGCAACGGTGGACGATGCGCTTCCGGCCGGGATCACGGCCCGTACGTGGGGCTGTCCCACCGGCTGCGCCACCACCGGTGGAACGGGGGCACTGAGCACCACGGTCAGCTTGAATGGTCAGGCTCCGGTGACCATCACCGTGACTGACACTCTGAGCACCTCGGTGGCGAGCGGCACCACCATCACCAACACGGCCACGGTGACACGTGGCCAGGACTCCACCGACCCGGATATGACCAACAACACCAGCAGCGTCAGCGTGACGGTGACGCCGCCAGCCCCCACCATCACCCTCTCCAAGCAGGTGCGGAACATCGGGACGGTGCTGAATCCCAGTCCCCAGTCCACCGCCGCTTTTGGAACCAGCGGGAAGGGCAAGCCGGGCGAATACCTGGAATACTGCATCGCCTACCAGAACACGGGCGCGGGGAACGCCACCAACCTCGTTATCAACGACACCATTGCCGCCAGTGGCCCGGCTCAGATGGACGGCTACGGGACGGGCCAGGGCATCCTGTACGCCAGCGGGGCCACCCTCGCCAGCGGGGCCACGGCCACACCCACCGGGACGCTGCTGACCTCTGCCGGTGGGGATGACGCGGGCACCCTGACGGCCAGCAGCCTGAGCGTGAGCGTGGGCACGGTCTACGCCGCCCCCGGAGGAGCGGGAACCCCCAGCAAGGGCGTGGTCTGCTTCAAGGCCAGGGTGCCCTGA